One segment of Arcanobacterium phocae DNA contains the following:
- the rarD gene encoding EamA family transporter RarD has translation MSSRGVVISLLSSVAFAMFSYFAALTAPLTGVELWAWRMIMTVPGVLIVLLMTKRFSWFTGEYRRVRQDPRKLIAYAFCAPMLAAQMWLFGWAPQVGRTLEVGMGYFLMPLVMVVIGRVFYGERMTRLMVVATVIAAMAVVYEAWRAGGIGPVASFIAIGYPAYFVVRRHYETDGVGSLAWEMTLALPVSIWVATESHSVHSAFSSISIVAVLLLLGALSVFGVISYVLAVKWLPYGIFGLLSYVEPVLVIMVAMLLGERIDPTQWWTYLGIWLAVLLLGVDGVIALSKHVRWSVPAVRPWRRRRPRKRRSEPDSWGRLFRNRKGKLVEKPR, from the coding sequence ATGTCCAGTCGCGGCGTCGTCATTTCTCTTTTATCTTCCGTAGCGTTTGCGATGTTTTCGTACTTTGCTGCATTGACTGCGCCACTAACTGGCGTGGAATTGTGGGCGTGGCGCATGATTATGACCGTTCCTGGTGTATTAATTGTCTTGCTAATGACAAAGCGTTTCTCGTGGTTTACCGGTGAATATCGACGGGTGCGCCAAGACCCGCGCAAGCTTATCGCATATGCGTTCTGTGCGCCGATGCTCGCTGCCCAAATGTGGCTGTTTGGCTGGGCGCCGCAGGTGGGCCGTACGCTCGAAGTTGGTATGGGGTATTTCTTAATGCCGCTAGTAATGGTTGTCATTGGGCGTGTTTTCTATGGGGAACGCATGACACGGCTTATGGTAGTTGCGACCGTGATTGCGGCGATGGCGGTGGTGTATGAGGCGTGGCGTGCTGGTGGCATCGGTCCTGTTGCTTCATTTATTGCGATTGGTTACCCAGCGTATTTTGTGGTTCGACGTCATTACGAGACCGACGGCGTTGGCTCGCTTGCGTGGGAGATGACTTTGGCCTTGCCGGTGTCGATCTGGGTGGCTACGGAGAGTCATTCGGTTCATAGCGCATTTTCGTCTATCTCAATTGTGGCTGTTTTGCTGTTGCTAGGAGCGCTATCGGTATTTGGTGTTATCTCATACGTATTGGCAGTGAAGTGGTTGCCGTACGGTATTTTTGGTCTGTTGTCCTATGTAGAGCCAGTTTTGGTGATTATGGTTGCGATGCTGTTGGGTGAGAGAATTGATCCAACACAATGGTGGACATATCTTGGTATTTGGCTTGCGGTATTGTTACTTGGTGTTGACGGTGTCATTGCGCTATCGAAACATGTACGTTGGTCGGTTCCGGCGGTTCGTCCATGGCGTCGTCGTCGTCCGCGTAAGCGTCGTTCGGAACCAGATTCATGGGGTCGGTTATTTCGGAATCGCAAGGGAAAACTGGTGGAAAAGCCCCGGTGA
- a CDS encoding glycoside hydrolase 5 family protein, translating to MKFGVNYTPRIGWFHSWLDFTPDHVRADLDAIASLGVDHIRIFPLWPVLQPNRTLIRQQALDDVATVVQLAHERGMDTYVDVLQGHLSSFDYLPSWVNSWHRRNIFTDPDVVSGEKALVEALATRLHDVPGARGLSLGNEFIQFAANRHPEQHKITTEQAHAWLNELLTVARTHWPEGMHVHTHDDDLWFDTGHPFDPAAAVTFGDATTVHSWVFGKVGPRFGKGSPQLQWFARYLCELAYAWGESFGQNRPVWLQEIGSPSNYVDPADAASFLTANIERLMGSHGGGTAPNLNAITWWCSHDVSRSLADFPELEHTLGLFDSDGAIKPIGRAYREAIATWHDADWHAAEPTTVERPTLTLELEPQTRDWADANHGFFDQWMEQALAGEVPQIAINQVS from the coding sequence ATGAAATTCGGTGTTAACTACACCCCGCGAATTGGCTGGTTTCATTCCTGGTTAGATTTCACTCCAGATCATGTTCGCGCCGATCTTGACGCAATCGCCTCACTCGGCGTGGACCATATTCGGATTTTCCCGTTGTGGCCAGTACTGCAACCCAACCGTACGTTGATCCGCCAGCAAGCACTCGATGACGTTGCTACTGTTGTCCAGCTTGCACACGAACGCGGTATGGATACCTATGTGGATGTGTTACAGGGCCATCTATCGTCTTTCGACTATCTACCGTCATGGGTAAATTCATGGCATCGGCGAAACATTTTCACTGATCCGGACGTAGTATCTGGCGAAAAAGCACTTGTTGAAGCCCTCGCCACCCGATTGCACGATGTGCCCGGAGCACGTGGGCTGAGCCTGGGCAATGAATTCATACAATTCGCAGCTAACCGGCACCCAGAACAGCACAAAATCACTACTGAGCAGGCACACGCTTGGTTAAATGAGCTACTCACTGTTGCTCGTACCCACTGGCCTGAAGGAATGCACGTTCATACGCACGACGACGATCTATGGTTTGACACTGGGCATCCTTTCGATCCAGCAGCAGCCGTGACATTTGGTGACGCCACCACTGTTCATTCATGGGTGTTTGGTAAGGTAGGACCGCGGTTTGGTAAGGGCAGTCCTCAATTACAGTGGTTTGCGCGCTATTTGTGCGAACTCGCATATGCTTGGGGTGAATCGTTCGGCCAGAATCGTCCGGTGTGGCTTCAAGAAATTGGATCGCCCTCAAACTATGTCGACCCTGCCGATGCTGCTAGTTTCTTGACCGCTAATATTGAGCGACTGATGGGGTCTCATGGTGGTGGTACTGCACCAAACTTGAATGCAATTACATGGTGGTGTTCCCATGACGTATCTCGCTCATTAGCAGATTTCCCAGAGCTAGAGCACACCCTTGGACTGTTTGATTCCGACGGCGCAATCAAGCCGATTGGGCGGGCGTACCGAGAAGCCATCGCTACTTGGCACGATGCTGACTGGCACGCTGCAGAACCGACAACAGTCGAGCGTCCTACCCTGACCCTAGAGCTAGAGCCACAAACCCGTGACTGGGCTGATGCTAACCATGGCTTCTTCGATCAGTGGATGGAACAAGCGCTGGCCGGCGAAGTGCCGCAAATAGCTATCAACCAGGTCAGCTAA
- a CDS encoding BCCT family transporter yields the protein MDSEDINDSKVQENQEIKPLDPTSSATSELAAILSVEHEINAADIHEKPIELASENEDASIAWSVVVPAMILVLGTVVWGLAAPVNFSHASSTAFSWVLGNLGWAFVLFTTIFVAFVVVIAASKFGAIRLGAADEQPEFSNSSWIAMMFAAGMGIGLMFYGASEPLAFYRDGVPGHNSHEVGTAMATAMFHWTLHPWAMYAIVGLAIAYSTYRVGRRQLISAAFTPLIGEKHANGFVGKAIDSLSIFATVFGTACSLGLGALQIRAGLSASGFVSNPGTGIIVTIVGVLTLAFLISAMSGVGKGIRILSNINMVFAAALAIFVFAFGPTIVQLNLLPGSMGAYASQFFEMAGRTASAADGTAGDWISSWTIFYWAWWVSWSPFVGMFIARISRGRTIREFCTGVLLVPAGLSTVWFAIFGGTAISMEQGGNSIYADGVPESQLFNLLHSLPGGFVMGIVAVLLLATFFITSADSASTVMGSLSQGGRATATPWLTGAWGLVTAMIGLTLLVSGGDQALHSIQSVTIVAATPFLFVVFALMFAIVKDLRNDVIYLDQREQERFNRQLAVERRHHREREELRLAKKRMARMKHPTAKGSAKSAAKAADKVATKSGRK from the coding sequence ATGGATAGTGAAGATATAAACGATAGTAAAGTACAAGAAAATCAAGAAATTAAACCTTTAGACCCGACGTCGAGTGCGACGTCGGAACTCGCTGCAATCTTGTCTGTCGAGCATGAAATTAACGCCGCAGACATTCACGAGAAACCAATTGAGCTGGCGTCAGAAAACGAAGACGCATCAATCGCGTGGTCTGTTGTTGTTCCAGCGATGATCCTAGTCCTGGGTACTGTTGTGTGGGGACTTGCTGCGCCAGTAAACTTCTCACATGCTTCGAGCACCGCGTTTTCCTGGGTCCTAGGAAATCTTGGTTGGGCGTTCGTCTTATTTACAACAATCTTTGTTGCCTTCGTGGTAGTCATTGCTGCCAGTAAATTTGGTGCAATCAGACTAGGCGCGGCGGACGAACAGCCAGAATTCTCCAACTCCTCGTGGATTGCAATGATGTTCGCTGCCGGTATGGGGATTGGTTTGATGTTCTATGGAGCATCTGAACCGCTCGCTTTTTATCGCGACGGCGTGCCCGGGCACAACTCGCATGAGGTCGGGACTGCTATGGCAACCGCAATGTTCCATTGGACTTTGCACCCGTGGGCGATGTATGCCATTGTCGGTCTTGCTATTGCCTATTCAACCTATCGCGTGGGTCGCCGCCAACTTATTTCGGCTGCCTTCACTCCGTTGATCGGTGAAAAGCATGCGAATGGTTTTGTTGGAAAAGCTATCGATTCACTTTCGATTTTTGCTACTGTGTTTGGAACAGCGTGTTCCCTCGGTTTGGGTGCGTTGCAGATCCGTGCAGGGTTATCTGCCTCTGGGTTTGTGAGCAACCCTGGAACTGGCATTATTGTCACCATCGTTGGTGTTCTGACTCTTGCCTTCCTAATTTCGGCTATGTCTGGTGTTGGTAAAGGTATTCGCATCTTGTCAAACATCAACATGGTGTTTGCAGCTGCGCTCGCGATCTTTGTTTTCGCATTCGGTCCGACGATCGTCCAGCTCAACTTACTTCCAGGCTCGATGGGTGCCTACGCTTCGCAGTTCTTCGAAATGGCTGGCCGTACCGCATCAGCTGCTGATGGTACTGCTGGTGACTGGATTTCGTCTTGGACCATCTTCTACTGGGCTTGGTGGGTTTCATGGTCACCATTCGTCGGTATGTTTATTGCTCGTATTTCGCGTGGCCGCACGATCCGCGAATTCTGTACTGGTGTTTTGCTTGTGCCTGCAGGTCTTTCCACAGTTTGGTTCGCTATTTTCGGTGGTACCGCAATTTCGATGGAACAAGGTGGCAACAGCATTTATGCCGACGGCGTTCCCGAGTCCCAGCTCTTCAACCTGTTGCATTCGCTACCGGGTGGGTTCGTGATGGGTATTGTAGCCGTTTTGCTGCTCGCAACATTCTTTATCACGTCTGCTGATTCGGCGTCGACAGTTATGGGGTCCCTATCTCAAGGGGGGCGGGCTACCGCAACACCATGGCTCACTGGAGCTTGGGGCTTAGTGACCGCAATGATCGGATTGACACTGCTGGTTTCTGGTGGCGATCAGGCGTTACATTCGATTCAGAGTGTAACGATTGTGGCTGCGACCCCATTCCTGTTTGTGGTCTTCGCTTTAATGTTCGCAATTGTCAAGGATCTGCGTAACGATGTCATCTATCTTGACCAGCGCGAGCAGGAGCGTTTTAACCGCCAACTGGCTGTGGAGCGCCGCCATCACCGTGAACGTGAAGAACTCCGGTTGGCGAAGAAACGCATGGCTCGGATGAAGCATCCAACAGCTAAAGGATCAGCCAAGTCTGCTGCGAAAGCGGCTGACAAAGTAGCTACAAAATCTGGGCGTAAATAG
- a CDS encoding VWA domain-containing protein gives MGNFEWSYAALSDPRSAGEDQCRGSSKMPGEVKLCKTARPVAGLVNTWDITLRVESQEVKQTSDVVLVIDHSGSMSREARMEAAKKSAKTFVEKLLDGNNNGLTRVGLVSFGTVATQDLQLGTNREALDRAIDAITIRGGTFTQDGIRKARLMLENSTADHKHIVLLSDGQPTFGYTISHSLDYDKLITQQSIYDYFLETNTNLELEDFGKYRAGDGRTLRYYSYYYRDGFPIVLNHGNSAIAEARFAKESSHMWSVALQAGQTGQDILKAIATDRDSYTEADPKGLEKVFTNIAGSIVSPINNAKVVDPMGEGFRVVGNPHPKQGTASYDEKSATLSWDVESLNQVEIRDGNRIKFEEMTYRVEIDDKLREVPGADGQVANEKHLYPTNKEAQLTYVDYLGKQKAEAFPKPEVNPVLISVEKRVLDINGTAKNSAQIFDIELTNDRKDQPKAKCIEEQECSEVIVYKIAPKDSESAKKTRQTHLRYTGEYKVTEKFPGEIAPEDYEVSYEVTRSGASMQKNTFVVKDETDSDVNIVVTNREKPIELVAIKEWVGLTAPHEVTLIPQRSIDGQTWEDVSSLSKKTADGTATWEKLDRFDTNGKRYQYRVKELTELPNVSSEVVCQPTDEQSRGSVKCTVTNTAKPGSILWSKVDADDTDKYLEGSVWTLTAENQEPKTVEDCVAESVESCSGLDKNPEAGKFEVLNLAWGKWSIQEQKAPFGYLIDEEQRTAEINGEKLEVDLGKIENHRIEPPTLPLTGGIGRDHFYIAGSFLLLVAAGLIWRNRRHAN, from the coding sequence GTGGGTAATTTTGAGTGGTCTTATGCAGCTTTGAGTGATCCACGGTCTGCTGGAGAAGATCAATGTCGCGGCTCGTCAAAAATGCCAGGAGAAGTGAAGCTCTGTAAAACCGCGCGTCCGGTGGCAGGGCTCGTTAATACCTGGGATATTACGTTACGGGTCGAATCTCAAGAAGTTAAACAAACGAGCGACGTTGTCCTTGTTATTGACCATTCTGGCAGTATGTCACGTGAAGCACGAATGGAAGCTGCGAAAAAATCTGCGAAAACCTTCGTGGAGAAACTTCTGGATGGCAACAATAATGGTCTTACGCGCGTTGGTTTAGTATCTTTTGGGACTGTAGCTACTCAAGATCTCCAGCTTGGAACAAATCGTGAAGCTTTAGATCGTGCGATTGACGCGATTACGATCCGAGGTGGAACCTTCACGCAAGATGGTATTAGAAAAGCTCGCCTGATGCTGGAAAACTCCACTGCTGACCACAAGCATATTGTCTTACTGTCGGATGGGCAGCCAACGTTCGGATACACGATTAGCCACTCCTTAGATTATGACAAATTAATTACCCAGCAGAGCATTTACGATTATTTTTTAGAAACGAATACGAATTTAGAGTTAGAAGATTTTGGAAAATATCGCGCTGGTGATGGCCGTACGTTAAGGTATTACAGTTACTACTATCGAGATGGCTTTCCTATTGTTCTTAATCACGGAAATAGTGCTATAGCGGAGGCAAGATTTGCGAAAGAATCTAGCCATATGTGGTCTGTTGCTCTCCAAGCTGGCCAAACAGGACAAGATATTTTGAAGGCGATCGCAACAGACCGTGATAGTTACACGGAAGCGGATCCCAAGGGTTTAGAGAAAGTCTTTACTAATATTGCAGGCTCGATCGTGTCGCCGATTAACAACGCAAAAGTAGTTGACCCAATGGGTGAAGGTTTCCGAGTAGTTGGCAACCCTCACCCGAAGCAGGGTACTGCTTCGTATGATGAAAAATCTGCCACGCTTTCATGGGATGTTGAAAGCCTTAATCAAGTTGAGATACGGGATGGGAACCGTATTAAATTTGAAGAAATGACTTATCGGGTTGAGATCGACGATAAACTCCGGGAGGTACCAGGGGCTGATGGGCAGGTAGCGAACGAAAAACATCTATATCCAACTAATAAAGAAGCGCAGCTAACTTACGTTGATTATTTAGGGAAACAAAAAGCAGAAGCCTTTCCGAAGCCAGAAGTGAATCCAGTGTTGATTTCTGTGGAAAAGAGGGTGCTAGATATTAATGGCACCGCTAAAAACAGTGCGCAAATTTTTGATATCGAGCTGACTAATGATCGTAAAGATCAGCCAAAAGCAAAGTGTATTGAGGAACAAGAGTGTTCGGAAGTCATTGTTTATAAGATTGCTCCAAAAGACTCAGAATCTGCTAAAAAGACTCGGCAAACACACCTGAGATATACTGGGGAGTATAAGGTTACTGAAAAATTCCCTGGCGAAATAGCGCCTGAAGATTACGAGGTTAGCTATGAGGTGACCCGGTCAGGCGCATCTATGCAAAAAAATACCTTTGTTGTAAAAGATGAGACTGATTCGGACGTTAATATCGTTGTTACGAACAGAGAGAAGCCTATTGAACTAGTTGCAATCAAGGAATGGGTAGGACTGACAGCTCCTCATGAAGTTACCCTTATCCCACAGAGATCAATTGATGGACAGACCTGGGAAGATGTGTCTAGCCTGAGTAAAAAAACTGCTGATGGTACTGCGACATGGGAGAAGCTCGATCGTTTCGATACCAATGGAAAACGATATCAATATCGAGTTAAAGAGCTTACTGAGCTCCCGAATGTATCAAGTGAAGTTGTTTGCCAACCAACAGATGAACAGTCGCGCGGATCAGTCAAGTGTACTGTCACAAATACCGCGAAACCGGGTTCTATTCTCTGGTCCAAAGTGGATGCAGATGATACCGACAAATATTTAGAAGGTTCAGTCTGGACATTGACGGCCGAAAACCAAGAGCCTAAAACCGTTGAAGACTGTGTAGCCGAATCAGTAGAGAGCTGTTCGGGACTGGATAAGAATCCAGAGGCAGGTAAATTCGAGGTATTAAATCTTGCTTGGGGAAAATGGAGCATTCAAGAGCAAAAGGCTCCATTTGGTTATCTGATTGATGAAGAACAGCGGACTGCAGAAATCAATGGAGAAAAACTTGAGGTTGATTTAGGTAAAATCGAAAACCACCGTATTGAGCCGCCTACGCTACCGCTAACAGGCGGGATAGGACGGGACCACTTCTATATCGCCGGTAGTTTTCTGCTCCTGGTAGCAGCAGGTCTGATATGGCGAAACCGTAGACACGCAAACTAA
- a CDS encoding Abi family protein has product MTKDVIPVDVLIKMYSQPRMDTYLQEFHQNKAEALKLYERNRKLTLVYLDLVGSVEIIVQNQIDYALIDWYSKKYAGRDWLDDKRLLTQKAQRDIEKARGRLKQHGKPVTHDNVLAQLTFGFWRYLLTKRYYTQLWVPAIHRAFSYGNLDLKKRRQEVEKIMKHLHAIRNRAAHLEPVFHENDAQVLHEVQQIMSWIEPQVLPLVDEWIKRLGESMQ; this is encoded by the coding sequence ATGACGAAAGATGTGATTCCTGTTGATGTTCTGATCAAAATGTACTCTCAACCGCGCATGGATACCTACCTTCAAGAATTTCATCAGAATAAAGCTGAAGCTTTAAAACTGTATGAACGAAATCGGAAGCTAACGCTTGTGTATCTCGATTTAGTCGGATCAGTTGAGATTATCGTGCAAAATCAAATCGATTATGCGCTTATAGACTGGTATAGCAAGAAGTATGCCGGCCGGGATTGGCTTGATGATAAACGGTTGTTGACTCAGAAAGCACAACGAGATATTGAAAAAGCCAGAGGCCGTTTGAAACAGCATGGTAAACCAGTTACGCATGACAATGTGCTTGCTCAGCTAACTTTTGGCTTTTGGAGGTATCTTTTAACGAAACGCTACTATACGCAATTGTGGGTTCCGGCTATTCACAGGGCGTTTTCTTATGGAAATTTAGATCTCAAAAAACGCCGGCAAGAAGTTGAGAAAATTATGAAACATCTTCATGCGATACGAAATCGTGCAGCTCATCTTGAACCGGTGTTTCACGAAAATGATGCGCAGGTTCTCCACGAGGTTCAGCAGATTATGAGCTGGATAGAACCGCAGGTATTGCCTTTGGTGGATGAGTGGATTAAACGCTTAGGTGAGAGTATGCAGTAG